The genomic region ATGAAAATCAAGTATATAACCACTTGTCTGCTGGCCCTTTCGCTGAGCGCCTGCGACAACGACTTTCTGACGGTTGTACCCGAAACGGCGCTCAGTTCGGCCACGTTCTTTACCAAAGACGCCGATTTCCAGCAGGCGGTCAATGGTGCGTATGTGCCGCTACGGCCCATCTTCAATGAGCGCTCGTGGATTCTGAGCGAAATGCACTCGGACAATACCTATTACGCCCGGAATGTCCTGTTTGGGGCGGTGGACAACACGCAGAACGTGGCGGATTTCGCGGTGCCCTCCGCCAACGGCGTCACGCCCAACGACCATGTGCTTTGGCAATACCGCTTTGATTACCAGATTATTGTCCGGACGAATCAGGTTTTGTCACGCATCGACGACGTCACGTTTACGGACAACACGCTGAAGAGCAACCTGAAAGGGCAGGCCCTTTTCCTGCGGGCGTTTGCCTATTTTGAACTGGTGCGCTACTTCGGACGGGTGCCTCTGCATCTGAAACCGGCCAGCAGCCGGGAAGACGCCGCGCAGCCGCTGGCGACGACCGAGCAATTGTACACCCAGATTACCAAGGACGCGCTGGAATCCATTCCGCTGCTGCCCAAAAAAGCGGCGCAGGAGGCTGGCCGGGCTACGGCCGGAGCCGCTCGCATGCTGCTGGCCAACGTGTACATCCATCAGCGGAAATGGGCCGAAGCCGAACCGTTGCTGCGCGAGATCATCAACAACGATACGTACCAGCTGATGCCCGATTACAACGACGCGTTCTCGTTCACCAG from Tellurirhabdus rosea harbors:
- a CDS encoding RagB/SusD family nutrient uptake outer membrane protein; this translates as MKIKYITTCLLALSLSACDNDFLTVVPETALSSATFFTKDADFQQAVNGAYVPLRPIFNERSWILSEMHSDNTYYARNVLFGAVDNTQNVADFAVPSANGVTPNDHVLWQYRFDYQIIVRTNQVLSRIDDVTFTDNTLKSNLKGQALFLRAFAYFELVRYFGRVPLHLKPASSREDAAQPLATTEQLYTQITKDALESIPLLPKKAAQEAGRATAGAARMLLANVYIHQRKWAEAEPLLREIINNDTYQLMPDYNDAFSFTSANKNNAESIFEVQYLEGAAGFNGNQIYRFIPTPITAAELAPITGTSNPQPLSGENNNVPTPDIIAAYEAGDKRRDISIGYVTLSQSLRDNKVYPYIKKYARPHALHNNTGQNWPVYRFAEALLFMAEVLNEQGKTTEAIPFLNQVRARAGLAPTTAATQATLREAIFRERRVELAFENKRWFDLVRTDRVRQVIVPYGERIKANPAAYYFPAGAVPPPNAFTNLEIYYPLPAIESDLTPHF